GATGAAACCTCTGAGATGTGTATGAAAGCTTCTTTACCAGGATATTCTTCAAGTTTTGCGAATGCACCATAACTTAAAACTTTATGCACAGTTGCAACTACTAATTCGCCTTCTTCGGGCCATTCTCTTCTCCTTCTAACCATGAAAACACCTTAGTCTAAAACCTCTAGGATCTGGGCCTTTATATTTGCTTTGCCACCAGTTGGTTCCACTAATGTCTTACCACATATTATGCATTTTACATAGGATGCGGCCCTGTCGAACACTATCTGTTGGTTCCCACAATCTAGGCATTTAACCCGTAAAAAATTGCTCCTACTCTCATAGAACATGGCCACACCCCAAATTATGTGGTGAATTCGACTCTTCCAACTCTGAATGTTCTTCTTTTTGTGTGAGATTTTCCGCATTCTTTACATTTTAAGCGTAAGTCTAATTTTTTCACAGGTTTATTACCTGATGGTAATGGTCTTGGATATCCCCTGTAACCTGCGGTAACCCTCCTGAACTGTCTCTGACCCCATTTTAATTCGCTGGCTTTACGCCTTTTTGACTCTAGCACTTCATGGATGGTGTGTTTCCTACAATATGGACAGTAAGTTCTTCTTTCCTTCGGAATCTTCATTTTGTAATCACCTCAGAATATAATTTTAGAATGGTAAAAAATAATCTTCATGGTAATTATTTTTTTGCATTCTATTATATCAATGATTGTCTATTTATAACTTTGGTGGCGTTGGATTATCTATGTTTAATAAGCCGTCCTTTGCCAGAATCTACAAATATCCTTGCGGTGATAGATGGTAATCTGACAATATCCTGGGGTTTGAATGGCCCATAAACCTTTTCATCGACACCAACAACTGCTGATGGCACCTCATCATATACTATGATCGTCTCGATTTCGTTTTCGTCGGATTTTATTTTCTCTTTTTCATTGAAGTCTTCTTTGCTTGTTGGTTTGCTTTGTAATATTGGGAATACCCTAGAGCGGTGTTCAATTAAAAGACTTATGATAGATGAATATAATTTCTTTTCTTCAGGGGTTAGATTAGGTGGACTTTTATCCTCCAAATCTAATTTAGGGTTTTTATTGAAAAGATTATATGATCTTTGGACGTTCATGATCGCAATATCAGTTATTTTATGTTCCCTACGTTCACATATTTCCGTGGTTATCCTTTGAACATCCCTTAGAAGGTGGTGTCCCTTGGTATTTAACGGGTCTTTGCTTAGTGTGCCCATGAGTTTTTTCATGTAATCATGGGTTTTCTTGTAGAAATCATCACCTACCCTTGCAAGTCCACGTTCGTCCCTTTCTCTTTTTTGTATCCTCCTAAGTTCCCTGAAGAAATCATCCAAAATTATTCATCCCCATACTATTCTTCGGCTTCTAAGCGTGGGGCGAGGAGGAAGCTTAATTCGCCTTCATCATTTGGCATTTTTAATGTCAACTTGAGGGGCATATCATTTCCAAGGTTTATAATGGCTGTTTCACTGAATCGATCAGCTTTTAGCATCTCTTTGATCTTGTCGAGTGAATATACGCTCCTTGCGGGTTCTTTTATTTTTTCGCCATGATAATATTCTATCATGGCATCGCCAAATTCTCCTGTGGAAGATACTATGAATTTCTCTTCGTCAACCTTGAAGGTGATCTTATCAGAGAATATGTCAATATCTGCTATCGCATCCTTCAAGAGCGAGAATGGGACCTCAAACTCGTTTTCATATCCTATCTCTGGGGGCTGGGGAGTTTCGTATTCGATATCTATTAATCTTATCTTGAATTGGCGTGTGGCCTCGCCTTCAAATGTTAATATAAGGTTGGTATCATCACTTGTGATTATTAAACGATCACCTGCCCGGGCGCGTCTAAGGACCTTCATGAGCTCCTCTGTATCCACGTTAATCTTCTCAGGTTCTGGGCATTCATATTCATCGAATAGTTCCTTATGGAGTTCAAGGTGTACGAAGGTTATATGGCTCCTGTCAAGGGCATCTAAGCGCATGCCTTCACTGTCTACTTGTATTTGGACTTCATCAACAATCGATGAAATAGCATCAAAACTTGTCTTTAAAATGTTAGGGTCATTCAATTCCGCCTTAAACATTCATAGTCCTCCTCAATTTTTCTCTTTAAAATTTCCTGTAGGGGGTGGGATACACTCCTCATGAGGGATTATTCGATGTTATTCTTTTTATCTTTTTTATCCTTTTCATTTTCAATAGCTTTCATCTCAGTATACATGTCGGCTAAGGGCGTTTTTGAAATGATTTTCTCTTTCAGTGCGGTTACTATAACTAGGATCCCTATTATCATGAGGAAGATTGCCATGACGGCGTGTTCACCAAATATGACATTATCTGCTACTTTTTTAACGGGTGAATTCAAGTATAAGATGCCTGATATGAGAAATAGTATGCCTATGAAAATGCCACCATATAATATAATTTCGTCCTTTTTATCCTCTAGAATTTTCCTAGTTTTTTTTAATCCTATTATATCCTGTGGGTTGTATTTTTTGAATTCTATCTTGGGGATATTCTTTTTCAAATCTTTGAAGATTTTATTGGAGTCTTTAATCGTATTCCCTCCATGTATATTTACATTTGGTGCATCTTAAGAAGCGTGTTTCGGCTTCATCAGCCCTTCTTGTCTGTTGCATCCACCAAAAAGCTTCTTTGTTCCCACATTTAGGACATTCGGCCTTGGTTGTGGGGAGGGTTCTAACATCTTCACCTGTGAATATGACGCTTTCCTTGCTTTCAATTTTCTCGGCTATCTTGTACTTGTCTGATAATTCCCTTGTTATCTTCTTTTCATATCCACATTTACATTTAAACTTTTTTTTGTCTGAGAACATTATAGCTCCACATTTTGGACAAAATTCCATCTTCTTCCTCCCTAATTATGAAAAAATTATTCTTTGATATTTTTACCAGTGACCTCTATTCTGTACATTTTTACTTTTTATAATTTTTTATGAAGTTGTATGCATCCCTAAGTATTATGGCATGATCAAATGCTAATTTTATCTTCTTCAGTTCTTCCCATTTGAACTTGGAAACTTCACTGGCATCTGTATCTGCTTTTAATTTTCCACCGATTTGATGGGCTATGAAACATATGCTTATAACATGCCCACGGGGGTCGCGATCTGGATCTGAATAGACACCTAACAGATGATCTAATTCCACTTTTAAACCTGTCTCTTCATATGCTTCTCTTAAGGCCGCTTCCTCAACCTTCTCCCCATACTCTACGAAGCCGCCTGGGATCGCCCAGAACCCTTTATATGGGTTCTTTTTCCTTTTAATGAGTATGATATTATCATCGGGGCAGATGATAACAATATCCACTGTTAGGAGAGGATTCTTGTATATTTCGATCACCTTCTATGTCTAGGCGTTACCCTTTGATTCGCCCTTTTCAACTCCTGCTGCGATAAGATGGGCTGCTCTTATAGGCTCTGGGATCGCGCTCCTTGTGGTTGAAATTCTAACTATCTCTATGGCATCCTCCAATTTTATACCCTTCACTTGTATGTAGATGGTGTCATCATCCTTTACTGGGTATATTTTACCAGCTCTTTTTATGGCATCCCATCGCCACTCCCAATCTTCAAATTTTCCTTTGAGGGCTCTTTTTATCTTTTTGAAATCAGGTATTTTCCTTATAACAACTATAACTGGCAATCCAGTCTCTTTGAATACTTTTTCCACGTCAACGACATTGAAACCGCCTAGTGTTATCCCATCTAACATTATAACACCTAATTGGTCGAGGTGTCTTGAATTTTTAACCATTTCAATTATCTTAGAGGTAGAATCAGTTCCATCAACTTTTATATGGGTTGTTAGGACACCATCCAACCATGAACCGCCCCTAAAGACGGTGCCAACAACTAGGACATCATCTTTACTATGGGGTGTGAATGGGGCGTCATCGATACCCAAGATTCTTATCTCAGATTTTATCTTCCTGAATCTTTTCTCTTTCATGGACTAGACCGCTCTATGAGGTCTTTGAATTCTTTAGACCTTTCTTTAAGCGTCTTAGCAGCCTTTTTAAGGGATTTTCGAGGGTTATCCCCTCTTATGTACATGTGGGGTTCCCCTATTATGGGATGGTCTATGGAATATGCTACGGCTTTCACGGTTTCGTCTTCTAGGAGGATTTTGCGCAAAGCATTACAGAGTGTGTGGGTTTCGCCTTCAAGTATTATTTCCATTTCATCCTTTTCGTCGCGGATAATCTTCACTTTCCCTCCTCCAATACTATTTGAGCCTATAGTCTGTGGAGAGTTTCCTCTTCTCCCTGTTTCCACAATTTGGGCAGATAACTTCGTCTTTTCCTACTTTTTTCATGAAGTGTCTGCAACGGGTGCACATAGCCTTTATAACTCCTAGGCTTTTCTGGGTGGTTTGGAGGTCTATGCCAGTTAATCCCACTAGTCTGCTTACACGAGCCTCGACTATGTCACCTATCCTAAAGGCTTCTGTCAACTTTGATAGGTAGCCATTTGTCGCCTGTGAAATGTGAACTGCACCCACGAATGATGTTACGGGGGCTCTTGAACTGCCCTTAACATGGTGTATCCTTACTAGGGCCCTTTGACCCTTTACTTCGATAACTTCTCCGATGACTACTACACCTTCTTTTAATATTGGTGGTGTTTCCGTCTTTGATATGACTTTTATGCGTTTATTTTTCTCATCCCTTGCAACTTCGCCTACAAAGAGCGACTTTATCTTACCCTTTTCTTC
The sequence above is drawn from the Methanothermobacter tenebrarum genome and encodes:
- a CDS encoding 50S ribosomal protein L44e, which encodes MKIPKERRTYCPYCRKHTIHEVLESKRRKASELKWGQRQFRRVTAGYRGYPRPLPSGNKPVKKLDLRLKCKECGKSHTKRRTFRVGRVEFTT
- a CDS encoding transcription factor S, with product MEFCPKCGAIMFSDKKKFKCKCGYEKKITRELSDKYKIAEKIESKESVIFTGEDVRTLPTTKAECPKCGNKEAFWWMQQTRRADEAETRFLRCTKCKYTWREYD
- a CDS encoding exosome complex RNA-binding protein Csl4, whose protein sequence is MKAKSGDFVFPGDSLAVIEEFVPAEGTYEEKGKIKSLFVGEVARDEKNKRIKVISKTETPPILKEGVVVIGEVIEVKGQRALVRIHHVKGSSRAPVTSFVGAVHISQATNGYLSKLTEAFRIGDIVEARVSRLVGLTGIDLQTTQKSLGVIKAMCTRCRHFMKKVGKDEVICPNCGNREKRKLSTDYRLK
- a CDS encoding DNA-directed RNA polymerase subunit L; amino-acid sequence: MKIIRDEKDEMEIILEGETHTLCNALRKILLEDETVKAVAYSIDHPIIGEPHMYIRGDNPRKSLKKAAKTLKERSKEFKDLIERSSP
- the pcn gene encoding proliferating cell nuclear antigen (pcna); amino-acid sequence: MFKAELNDPNILKTSFDAISSIVDEVQIQVDSEGMRLDALDRSHITFVHLELHKELFDEYECPEPEKINVDTEELMKVLRRARAGDRLIITSDDTNLILTFEGEATRQFKIRLIDIEYETPQPPEIGYENEFEVPFSLLKDAIADIDIFSDKITFKVDEEKFIVSSTGEFGDAMIEYYHGEKIKEPARSVYSLDKIKEMLKADRFSETAIINLGNDMPLKLTLKMPNDEGELSFLLAPRLEAEE
- a CDS encoding NUDIX hydrolase; its protein translation is MEIYKNPLLTVDIVIICPDDNIILIKRKKNPYKGFWAIPGGFVEYGEKVEEAALREAYEETGLKVELDHLLGVYSDPDRDPRGHVISICFIAHQIGGKLKADTDASEVSKFKWEELKKIKLAFDHAIILRDAYNFIKNYKK
- a CDS encoding 30S ribosomal protein S27e, which produces MFYESRSNFLRVKCLDCGNQQIVFDRAASYVKCIICGKTLVEPTGGKANIKAQILEVLD
- a CDS encoding DUF99 family protein codes for the protein MKEKRFRKIKSEIRILGIDDAPFTPHSKDDVLVVGTVFRGGSWLDGVLTTHIKVDGTDSTSKIIEMVKNSRHLDQLGVIMLDGITLGGFNVVDVEKVFKETGLPVIVVIRKIPDFKKIKRALKGKFEDWEWRWDAIKRAGKIYPVKDDDTIYIQVKGIKLEDAIEIVRISTTRSAIPEPIRAAHLIAAGVEKGESKGNA